In Campylobacter concisus, the following are encoded in one genomic region:
- a CDS encoding type VI secretion system baseplate subunit TssG, with the protein MNKELNQASFFKLVKNCLNHQDRRDIFFKNSPSFAYPINELESLNKEDIVKIVVNFMGLLGSGSHLTSYILEKISKSSDNNFEKFFDFFDNYLLWLFFDSISLKNYARSFEKELDDKISKILLDILNISNKKLAKKFLPFSPLIISQRKPKREIEFALQRHFNLKNKLFLLENLPNQIFIAPSNLNLLGTKNRTLGRNFILGKKLFEKQTKIAVYINGIDYEEAIDFFPKRRKFKELQDTLIFFTNNEFVADLYIKINYSPKMQLKLGIDEGYSKIGLGARLKSNKNMSNFIKFRLCS; encoded by the coding sequence ATGAACAAAGAACTAAATCAAGCTTCTTTTTTTAAATTAGTAAAGAACTGCCTAAATCACCAAGATAGAAGAGATATTTTTTTTAAAAATAGCCCAAGTTTTGCTTATCCGATTAATGAGCTTGAGAGCTTAAATAAAGAGGACATAGTAAAAATCGTCGTAAATTTTATGGGTCTTTTGGGAAGTGGCTCGCATCTTACGAGCTATATTTTAGAAAAGATCTCAAAGAGTAGCGATAATAATTTCGAGAAATTTTTTGACTTTTTTGACAATTACTTGCTTTGGCTTTTCTTTGATAGCATTAGTTTAAAAAATTATGCAAGATCCTTTGAAAAAGAGCTTGATGATAAAATTTCAAAGATTTTATTGGATATATTAAACATAAGCAATAAAAAATTAGCAAAAAAATTCTTACCATTTTCTCCGCTTATTATTAGCCAAAGAAAGCCTAAAAGAGAGATCGAGTTTGCCTTGCAGCGTCATTTTAATTTAAAAAATAAACTATTTTTACTAGAAAATTTACCAAATCAAATTTTCATAGCGCCTTCAAATTTAAATTTGCTTGGTACCAAAAATAGGACTTTGGGTAGAAATTTTATACTTGGTAAAAAGCTTTTTGAGAAACAAACTAAAATAGCAGTTTATATAAATGGCATAGATTATGAAGAAGCTATTGATTTTTTCCCAAAAAGAAGAAAATTTAAAGAGCTTCAAGATACTCTTATCTTTTTTACGAACAATGAATTTGTTGCTGATTTATACATAAAAATAAACTATTCTCCAAAGATGCAATTAAAGCTTGGAATAGATGAAGGTTATAGTAAAATAGGCCT
- the tssF gene encoding type VI secretion system baseplate subunit TssF, producing the protein MDYNENNLAYFQKEMAYLDETRALFIKNFPKVAPFLDTKSKDPDVESIIENMAILTSRIRQELDENIPLIAESLVNILMPSYTNPFPSVCMQEFTLRDDFSGVREFIPKGSIVESKQINGITCKFQTIFDINLLPLKITKAFMSNNKSDYLLNLNISVTKDELSTRELDIDFLNLYLGDNVYFSSTLLMWLKNYLKFITISFEDSDQEIKLSPDKLSLDEFDERLIKSDEFGFEAFELLKELSFFPSKLNFVRLNSLSFLKNFSTKSFNIKFIFSKDMPSGYVPRLEYFSLFATPVINLFAMSAEPILNNNRRSEYRIFLDRSNIDAYEIVSINKVVAHSSNNEKRILKNYKSFERFEFLNDERAKDYYFVSNKTDIKLNSYKEISFFKSDSKDQTISIDALCCNGDLPCKLRLGEIDRVLSHQGVTTKNLTIPTSVKRVKIDGNLLWKLVSILSFSYQSILEKGSFLALLNTFSVPDDEFFKKFANSLYDIKTKQIYRVDQGFAKRGLLCIFYIDESEFESIGNVYTLGINLAKFLSKFVSINSFCELKIKCIKSKILLNYDFLGGTKKLI; encoded by the coding sequence ATGGATTATAATGAAAATAATCTAGCTTATTTTCAAAAAGAGATGGCATACCTTGATGAAACAAGAGCCCTTTTTATTAAAAATTTTCCAAAAGTAGCACCATTCTTAGATACCAAAAGCAAAGATCCTGATGTTGAGAGCATAATAGAAAATATGGCTATTTTGACATCTAGGATCAGGCAAGAACTAGATGAAAATATCCCACTAATCGCTGAGTCTTTAGTAAATATCTTAATGCCAAGCTATACAAATCCTTTTCCATCAGTTTGCATGCAAGAATTTACCTTAAGAGATGACTTCTCGGGGGTGAGAGAATTTATACCAAAAGGAAGTATAGTTGAGTCAAAGCAGATCAATGGCATAACGTGCAAATTTCAAACGATCTTTGACATAAATTTGCTTCCCTTAAAGATAACAAAAGCTTTTATGTCAAACAATAAGAGTGATTATCTTCTAAATTTAAATATAAGCGTTACAAAGGACGAGCTTAGCACTAGAGAACTTGATATAGACTTTTTAAATTTATATCTTGGAGATAATGTTTACTTCTCTTCTACGCTCTTAATGTGGCTAAAAAATTACTTGAAATTTATTACAATAAGTTTTGAAGATAGCGATCAAGAGATAAAGTTAAGCCCTGATAAACTTAGTTTAGATGAGTTTGATGAGCGTTTGATAAAGAGTGATGAGTTTGGATTTGAAGCATTTGAGCTTTTAAAAGAGCTATCATTTTTTCCTTCAAAGCTAAATTTTGTGCGATTAAACAGTCTTAGTTTTCTTAAAAATTTTTCTACAAAAAGCTTTAATATTAAATTCATATTTTCAAAAGATATGCCAAGTGGATATGTGCCAAGGCTAGAGTATTTTTCTCTTTTTGCTACACCTGTAATAAATTTATTTGCAATGAGTGCCGAGCCTATTTTAAATAATAATAGGCGAAGCGAATATAGAATTTTTCTAGATCGCTCAAATATCGATGCTTATGAAATCGTTTCAATCAATAAGGTGGTCGCTCATAGTAGTAATAATGAAAAAAGGATATTGAAAAACTATAAAAGTTTTGAGAGATTTGAATTTTTAAATGATGAGCGAGCAAAAGATTATTATTTTGTCAGTAATAAAACAGATATAAAACTAAACTCATATAAAGAAATTTCTTTTTTTAAAAGTGACTCTAAAGATCAAACCATTAGCATAGATGCACTTTGTTGCAATGGTGATTTGCCTTGCAAGCTAAGACTTGGTGAGATAGATAGAGTGTTATCCCATCAAGGCGTAACAACCAAAAATTTAACCATTCCAACTAGCGTAAAGCGAGTAAAAATAGATGGAAATCTTCTTTGGAAACTAGTTAGTATCTTATCTTTTAGCTATCAAAGTATACTAGAGAAGGGCTCTTTTTTAGCACTTCTTAATACCTTTAGCGTACCAGATGATGAGTTTTTTAAAAAATTTGCAAACTCGCTTTATGATATAAAAACAAAGCAAATTTATAGAGTTGATCAAGGCTTTGCAAAAAGAGGGTTGCTATGCATATTCTATATAGATGAAAGCGAATTTGAGAGTATTGGAAATGTATATACTTTAGGTATAAATTTGGCTAAATTTTTATCAAAATTTGTATCAATTAATTCATTTTGTGAACTTAAAATAAAGTGTATAAAGAGTAAAATTTTGCTTAATTATGACTTCTTGGGCGGTACAAAAAAATTAATATGA
- the tssC gene encoding type VI secretion system contractile sheath large subunit: MSETKVKTPIIESIMQRSKYSKDDESYSVVKQGVAEFISNIITTNNAEDKINKLALDEMIAHIDTLLSAQMDEILHNKSFQELESTWRGIRFLVERTNFNENVKIDLLDATKEEILDDFENNLDITQSTLYKQIYSAEYGQFGGEPVGAIVADYELDKSNQDMTFLNKMSSIAAMSHSPLLTSLSAKFFGLDNFGELENIKDLKSMLEGPQYTRWRTFRENEDAKYTGCMVNRFLTRSPYVPEDNPIKSFNYRETVNNHDDMLWGNGAYAFATRLTDSFADYRWCGNIIGPKGGGAVKDLPTYTYENYGSVQTKIPTEVLITDRREFELSENGFIALTLRRDSNNAAFFSANSALKPKIFPNTPEGKAAETNFRLGTQLPYVFLISRLAHYLKVLQREEIGTWKERSDVERGLNEWLRQYISDQENPPADVRSRRPFRSAKVIVSDIAGEPGWYKIELLARPHFKFMGANFELSLVGKLDKE; the protein is encoded by the coding sequence ACGAGAGTTATAGCGTTGTAAAGCAAGGAGTTGCTGAGTTTATTTCAAATATAATAACAACAAATAATGCCGAAGATAAAATAAATAAGCTCGCACTTGATGAGATGATAGCTCACATTGATACCCTTTTATCTGCTCAAATGGATGAAATTTTGCACAATAAATCTTTTCAAGAGCTAGAATCAACTTGGCGTGGAATTAGGTTTTTGGTTGAGAGAACAAATTTTAATGAAAATGTAAAAATTGATCTTTTAGACGCCACAAAAGAAGAAATTTTAGATGATTTTGAAAACAACCTAGATATAACTCAAAGTACACTTTATAAACAAATTTATTCAGCCGAATATGGACAGTTTGGTGGTGAGCCAGTTGGTGCGATAGTGGCTGACTATGAGCTAGATAAATCAAATCAAGATATGACTTTTTTAAATAAAATGTCATCAATTGCTGCAATGAGCCATTCACCGCTTCTTACATCTCTTTCTGCTAAATTTTTCGGACTTGATAATTTTGGTGAGCTTGAAAATATAAAAGATCTAAAAAGCATGCTAGAAGGTCCACAATATACAAGATGGAGAACTTTTAGAGAAAATGAAGATGCAAAATACACAGGATGTATGGTAAATAGATTTCTTACAAGATCTCCTTATGTGCCAGAAGATAATCCTATAAAGAGCTTTAATTATAGAGAAACTGTAAATAATCACGATGATATGCTTTGGGGCAATGGAGCTTATGCGTTTGCTACAAGGCTTACAGATAGTTTTGCTGATTATAGATGGTGCGGCAATATCATTGGACCAAAAGGTGGTGGTGCCGTAAAAGATCTTCCAACTTATACTTATGAAAATTATGGAAGCGTTCAAACAAAAATTCCAACCGAAGTTTTGATCACAGATAGAAGAGAATTTGAACTTTCAGAAAATGGATTTATCGCTCTTACTTTAAGAAGAGATAGTAATAACGCTGCATTTTTCTCAGCAAACTCTGCGTTAAAGCCTAAAATTTTCCCAAATACTCCAGAAGGTAAAGCTGCTGAGACAAATTTCAGACTCGGAACTCAACTGCCTTATGTATTTTTGATCTCTCGTTTAGCTCATTATCTAAAAGTGCTTCAAAGAGAAGAGATAGGTACATGGAAAGAGCGTAGTGATGTTGAGCGCGGCTTAAATGAATGGCTAAGGCAATACATCTCAGATCAGGAAAACCCACCAGCAGATGTTAGAAGTAGAAGACCATTTAGGAGCGCAAAAGTAATCGTCAGTGATATAGCTGGCGAGCCTGGTTGGTATAAAATAGAGCTTTTGGCTAGACCTCACTTTAAATTTATGGGAGCAAATTTCGAGCTTTCTTTGGTTGGAAAACTAGACAAAGAGTAA